DNA sequence from the Peptoniphilus sp. GNH genome:
ATGATGAAGTCCAAAGATTGGTATCAGAGGCTTATGAAAAGGCCAGCACAATTTTAAAAGAAAATATGGAAAAGCTTATTAGAGTTTCAGATGCACTCTTAGAAAAAGAAACTATAAATAGAGAAGAATTCGAAGCCCTATATCAAGGTAAAAAATTGGAAAAATCAGATTATGACACAGGACAGCACCTGACTAAAGATGATGTAACAGAAGATGTATCCAAGACCTTGGAAGATATGGACAAGAATTCCTAATGAGTAAATATAAAAGAAGATGTCTTGGCATCTTCTTTTTTGTTGAAAACAAAAGGGATTGTGACTATTTGAGATTTTATTAATATCTTTTACAAATATTGGGATTTGTAATATCATAAAGGAGAAAAAAATATTATTTAGGAGGTATATCATGAAAAAGGTAAGACTACCTTACTCAAAAGAGTTTATCGAACTTGAAGTTGACGATGATGTTGCTATACTTGAAAGTAAAGCTCATGATTTTAAGCCTGACAAAAGCCAAGAAGAACTAGTAAGAGAGGCTCTTGAAAATCCAATTGATTCGAAAAGATTATGTGAACTTGCAAAAGGCAAGAAGAGAATCACCATAATTACATCAGATCATACAAGGCCTGTTCCAAGCAGGGTGACTCTACCCATATACTTAGAGGAAATTAGAAAAGGTGCTCCAGATGCCGAAATCACAATACTTATAGCTACGGGTTTTCATAGACCTACAACCAAAGAAGAAATGATTCAAAAATTTGGGGAAGAAATAGTAAAAAATGAAAAAATTGTAAATCACATCTCATCAAATGACGAAGATATGATAGAACTCGAAAAGTTGCCATCAGGCGGAAGACTTTTGCTAAACAAACACGCAATTGACACAGACCTTCTAGTATCAGAAGGCTTTATAGAACCACACTTTTTTGCAGGTTTTTCAGGCGGAAGAAAGTCTATCCTACCAGGGGTTGCCAGCCAAAAGACAGTTTTTGCAAATCACTGCTCTAAATTTATCGCATCTGAACATGCTAGAACGGGCAAATTAAAAGAAAATCCAATCCATAAAGACATGGAATTTGCGGCAAAAGCAGCTAAGCTTGCCTTCATTCTAAATGTAGTAATAGATGCTGATAAGAAAGTCATAGGAGCTTTTGCCGGGGATTGTGTAACAGCCCACGCCAAGGGATGTGACTTTGTAAGAGAGCTTTCAACAATAAATGGAGTGAATGCAGATATTGCAGTCACAACAAATGGAGGCTATCCTCTTGACCAAAATGTATATCAATCAGTAAAATCCATGACAGCAGCAGAAGCGGCAGTAGCTGATGATGGAGTTATAATCGAAGTTTCCAGATGCAATGACGGCCATGGAGGAGAATCATTTTATAGAACCTTCAAAGAAGCAGCTTCTCCAAAAGAAATAGAAGACCGTATTCTTCAAATACCCATGGAAGAAACAATAGCAGACCAATGGGAAATTCAAATTTTGGCAAGAATTTTGGTTCGTCATAAGGTGATTTTCGTTACAGATAAGGAAAACAAAAAGTTGATAGAAGAAATGCATATGGAGTATGCCAGCACAGTAGAAGAAGCTCTTGAAAGAGCTAAAGAAATCAAGGGCAAGGATGCCAAGGTGGCATTTGTCCCTGATGGCGTTTCTGTAATTGTGAATAAGATGAAATAAGAATAAAAATATTGGTGGTAATTTTATCGCCAATATTTTTTTTGAAATTTAAAAAAATAAAATTTTTTATAAGAAAAATGTTCTATTTATACAAGTGTAGATATAAAATTTATTCTCATAAAAGAAAGCGTGAAAAATATTTGAAAAAGCCTTGTAATTAGAGCTTTAAATATATCTATGAATAATAAAAAATAGGCTCTATAAAACTAAGTTGGTATAGCCAATAGTTTTATAGAGCTTTTTTTATTCTTTAGACGAACCACCGACTTCATAGTCGCTTGATTTTTTTCTCGATTTTTTGCTTCTAGATGAGTTTTTAGATTTTGAATCTGAATCTTTGTCGTCTTTTCTTGATCTTCTTTTGTTTGAAGAACTATTGTTTTCGTCATCAGCTCTTTTTCTTCTTTTGCTTGAAGAGCTATTGTTTTCATTATCATCAGTTCTTTTTCTTCTGCTGTTATCCGAATCAGAATCAGTTTTGTCGTCATCATCTTCGTCTTCTTCAGGAGCAAAATAGGATGGCTTTTGTTGATTTCTTGGGGTAAGTCCTTCAGGAATCAACTCTGTGTAGCCAAGAGCCGAGATGTATTTTCGATTGATGCCATCAGGCTTTTCAAAAAAGTCCTTGTCTTCAAGTCCTTCATGAATGGGTGACATTATTTGTGAGAATACGCCAGCGGCAACATCTGAAGAAAATTTTAGAGAATCGTGATTGTCATTTCCTATAAATACGGAGCAGGTGTAGTAAGGTGTATAGCCAACAAACCAGGCCTCTTGCTTGGAGTTGGTTGTACCAGTTTTACCGGCGACAGTCATTTTTTTGATTTGTGCCTTTCGACCAGTTGACTTAGTTACAACTTCCTTTAGGATATCATTCATGATATAGGCGATTTGATCGGATGTAACCCTTGTTTCCTTATGTTCAGCCTTGTAAATTTCCTTGCCATCTGACGATTCGATTTTTGTTACGAATATAGGTTTGACGAGCTTGCCTTCATTAGGAAAGGCAGAGTAGGCTGATGCCATTTTAAGAGGTGAAATGCCATAGGTCATTCCTCCGAGAGTTAGGGCAGCGTAGTTATAGTCATTGGTCCTCATATCATCTTCTGGTTTTACCACAGAGTCGACTCCGAGTTCTTCAAGTGTGGTTACCATTTTTTTAAAGTTTTCATCATCGTTTACTACTTTTGAATATTTTGAATATTTATTTTGCTTTGAATCCAAATTAGCAGAGATATCTCTGGCTACCAAATAAGATCCAACATTAGAAGATCTGACCAAAAGTTGTCTTATTGATTGCCAGCCTCTATATGAGCCTACATTTTTTGGAGTAAATCCAAGATAGGGTAGATTGACACCTTGTAGAGATTCATCAGCATAAATATCTCCTGCAGTCGCCTTGTTATTAAAAGCTGTCAAATAAACAGATATAGGCTTTATAGAAGATCCAGGTTGCCTTGGGATAATTGCTCTATTTGCAATTCTTCCTCCACCAACTCTTCTACCACCTATTACACCACGAACTTTGCCCGTAGCTTGTTCTATTATTACTGAACCGAGCTGGGGTTGAAGCTCGCCATTTTCATTTATTTTTTCGCCTCTCAAGCTAATCTTATTTACAGTATCTTCCATGGATTTTTGGATATTTATATCCATGGCTGTGTAGATATTAAGACCGCCATTGTATAATTTTTGATGGGCTTCTTCCTTAGAATAGCCGAGATCAGCTAGAATTTTAAGACTTTCGTCTTTTACGATATCTGTGTAGTATGAGGAAATACCAGAGGCCTTTCTTCTTCCTATATTTAGTATTATAGGTGCAGCCTTGGCAGTATCATGTTCATCCTTGCTAATTTTCCCTTGAGCCAACATTTTGTCCAAGATACGCTCTTGTCTTTTTTTGCTAGTTGGATTAAATATTGCCTTCATTGGATAGACATGACCATTTTTGATTTGAAACTCTTCGAATCCGTCTATCTTTCCTATTTCTCTAAGCCTTGCTGCTATTTGTAAAAGTCTGTCATCCACATTTACATTTTGCATCGGCAAGAGAACCAGTTGAATATTTGCAAGATCATCTGATGGATCTATCTCTGCAGTGTTGTAAGGAGTGTACTTTTCAGGTAAATTAGTTACTCCTGCGATAAGAGCTGATTCTGCAAGACTCAGATCCCAAACATTTTTATTGAAGAATGTTTTGGCTGCTGCTTGGACACCTACGGTTCCTTTGGAAAAAGCTGCCGAGTTCAAATAAGCCTCTAGAATCTGGTCCTTGGAAAGGGCATTTTCTATTTGAAAAGAATAATATACATCTGTCAATTTTCTTGTCATATCAACTTGCTTTGAAGTATAGAGGTTTTTGGATAGCTGCATGGTTATTGTAGAAGCGCCCTCTTTAAATCTCTTTGCTTTTAAGTTTTCGACCATCGCTCCCAAGACTCTTCTAAAATCGACAGCAGAGTGGTCATAAAACCTTTCATCTTCAATCGCCACAACAGCATCTTTTAAATACTTTGGAATCTTATCGCTTGTAACATATTCTGAAAATTCACTTTGCACAAGACTCTCTAAAAGTTCGCCTTTTTCGGTGAAAATTTTGGATGTCTGAATTATACGGTCCCTGAAATTTTGTGGATCAATACTAGGAGCATCTTTCAAGACAGAAAGAATATAGGTTCCAAGAAGTCCGCCAAGGGCAGTAAAAATAATGATTCCCAGTAAAAATATTATTGTAATGAAATTGGAAAATTTGAAATGATTCTTTTTCCTCTTTTTAGACTTTTTCATCACTTCCTCCTTCTTGGCTTATTATAACAGATTTTAAAAGTATATATATTACAAATTATTTAATTTTCTAGTGCTTATATAAGCGACTATGGCTTTTATACAATCTCCAGGAAGGCAGGGCAAGAATACTAAGTATAAAATATTGTAAGCGTTTATAGGACTTGCAAGATAGAAATTTTTTATAAGGTATAGATAGGGAAGTCCCATGCCATAAATCACAAAATTACCAACAAGGATTGATAAAATTGTTCGGCTTTTACTTTTAGATTTTTTACAAATAGAAGAAATGACGAAGCTTGCAACGGGAAATGACAATAAAAATCCAAAACTGGGAGCAAATATGTAGTTAATTCCTCCGTGAAAGTTTGCAAAGATTGGAAGGCCTGCAAGCCCCAAGATGAGATAGGCAACTTGAGATAAAAAAGCTTCAGAAGGACTTAAAAATAGTCCGCTCAAGATTACAAAGAAGCTTTGAAGACTTATTGGAACAGGTTTAAAAGGAAGGCTTATAAAGGCTCCTATGGCTGTCAAACTCGTAAATAGCGCACATAAAACTAGTCGTTTTGTTTTCATAATAAAACTCCATTCTTAAAAAATTTATTTAGGATATATTTTAAAAAATGATTTGAAATTTTACAAGGAAAATGTTGAAAAATAAGAGGCTTACTTATACAATCAAAAAGAAAAGGAGGCAGTATGTTACTTGCAATAGATGTCGGCAATACGAATATTGTTTATGGAGTTTTTGATGGCAAAAATCTTATCCTGAGTTTGAGAATGAAAACAGACAAGCAAAAGTCGGGAGATGAGTACGGGATAAGTTTTTTAAACAGTTTAAAGTTTAATAATATAGATAGCAAAAATATAAAGGGCATTATAATATCTTCTGTTGTACCCAGCCTTATGCATAGTTTAGAAGCCATGACAAAAAGATATTTTGGTCTTGAAAGCATAATAGTTGACAATAATTTGAAGATGAATATAGATATAGCCTATGAAAATCCTAGCGAACTAGGGGCAGATAGAATAGCAAATGCAGTTGCCTGCGTAGAAAAATATGAGGGACCCCTGATTGTTATAGATATAGGAACAGCGATGACATTTTGCTATATAGATAAAAGTAAGACTTATAGGGGAGGGCTTATTTTTCCGGGGATAGGAATTTCTTCAGAGGCCCTTTTTGCAAGGGCATCCAAATTGCCGAGCTTTGAAATAGTAGAAGCCAAGAGAGTTGTAGAAAAAAACACCATAGCCTCAATGCAAGCAGGCTTTTATTTTGGATATGTGAGTCTTATAGATGGAATTATTGACAAGATAGTAGAAGAAAAAGCTTTAGACAGGGTGACTCTTGTCGGCACAGGAGGATTTGCTCCCTTCCTTTTAAAAAATGCCAAGCACAAGTTTATAATAGATCAAGATTTGACTCTGGAAGGGTTGAGGATTTTATATGATCTCAACATGTGAGCCTATAAAAATAGGAAATATAAACCTTAAATCACCCTTTCTGCTCGCTCCCTTGGCAGGATATACAGATAAGGCCTTTAGAGAGATGACAGAGGGATGGCCAGGGCTTATGTACACAGAGATGGTATCTGCTAAGGCACTTTTTTATAAGGACAAAAAATCTTTTGAAATGCTGGATAAGATAGAAGGATTTGATGAGGCAATCCAACTTTTTGGCAATGAAGCATCTGTATTTTATGATGTAATAAGCAATTACATA
Encoded proteins:
- the larA gene encoding nickel-dependent lactate racemase — encoded protein: MKKVRLPYSKEFIELEVDDDVAILESKAHDFKPDKSQEELVREALENPIDSKRLCELAKGKKRITIITSDHTRPVPSRVTLPIYLEEIRKGAPDAEITILIATGFHRPTTKEEMIQKFGEEIVKNEKIVNHISSNDEDMIELEKLPSGGRLLLNKHAIDTDLLVSEGFIEPHFFAGFSGGRKSILPGVASQKTVFANHCSKFIASEHARTGKLKENPIHKDMEFAAKAAKLAFILNVVIDADKKVIGAFAGDCVTAHAKGCDFVRELSTINGVNADIAVTTNGGYPLDQNVYQSVKSMTAAEAAVADDGVIIEVSRCNDGHGGESFYRTFKEAASPKEIEDRILQIPMEETIADQWEIQILARILVRHKVIFVTDKENKKLIEEMHMEYASTVEEALERAKEIKGKDAKVAFVPDGVSVIVNKMK
- a CDS encoding biotin transporter BioY, whose protein sequence is MKTKRLVLCALFTSLTAIGAFISLPFKPVPISLQSFFVILSGLFLSPSEAFLSQVAYLILGLAGLPIFANFHGGINYIFAPSFGFLLSFPVASFVISSICKKSKSKSRTILSILVGNFVIYGMGLPYLYLIKNFYLASPINAYNILYLVFLPCLPGDCIKAIVAYISTRKLNNL
- a CDS encoding type III pantothenate kinase, which produces MLLAIDVGNTNIVYGVFDGKNLILSLRMKTDKQKSGDEYGISFLNSLKFNNIDSKNIKGIIISSVVPSLMHSLEAMTKRYFGLESIIVDNNLKMNIDIAYENPSELGADRIANAVACVEKYEGPLIVIDIGTAMTFCYIDKSKTYRGGLIFPGIGISSEALFARASKLPSFEIVEAKRVVEKNTIASMQAGFYFGYVSLIDGIIDKIVEEKALDRVTLVGTGGFAPFLLKNAKHKFIIDQDLTLEGLRILYDLNM
- a CDS encoding transglycosylase domain-containing protein, whose translation is MKKSKKRKKNHFKFSNFITIIFLLGIIIFTALGGLLGTYILSVLKDAPSIDPQNFRDRIIQTSKIFTEKGELLESLVQSEFSEYVTSDKIPKYLKDAVVAIEDERFYDHSAVDFRRVLGAMVENLKAKRFKEGASTITMQLSKNLYTSKQVDMTRKLTDVYYSFQIENALSKDQILEAYLNSAAFSKGTVGVQAAAKTFFNKNVWDLSLAESALIAGVTNLPEKYTPYNTAEIDPSDDLANIQLVLLPMQNVNVDDRLLQIAARLREIGKIDGFEEFQIKNGHVYPMKAIFNPTSKKRQERILDKMLAQGKISKDEHDTAKAAPIILNIGRRKASGISSYYTDIVKDESLKILADLGYSKEEAHQKLYNGGLNIYTAMDINIQKSMEDTVNKISLRGEKINENGELQPQLGSVIIEQATGKVRGVIGGRRVGGGRIANRAIIPRQPGSSIKPISVYLTAFNNKATAGDIYADESLQGVNLPYLGFTPKNVGSYRGWQSIRQLLVRSSNVGSYLVARDISANLDSKQNKYSKYSKVVNDDENFKKMVTTLEELGVDSVVKPEDDMRTNDYNYAALTLGGMTYGISPLKMASAYSAFPNEGKLVKPIFVTKIESSDGKEIYKAEHKETRVTSDQIAYIMNDILKEVVTKSTGRKAQIKKMTVAGKTGTTNSKQEAWFVGYTPYYTCSVFIGNDNHDSLKFSSDVAAGVFSQIMSPIHEGLEDKDFFEKPDGINRKYISALGYTELIPEGLTPRNQQKPSYFAPEEDEDDDDKTDSDSDNSRRKRTDDNENNSSSSKRRKRADDENNSSSNKRRSRKDDKDSDSKSKNSSRSKKSRKKSSDYEVGGSSKE